The DNA window TGATGGACGTCATAGATATCGTttaattactttcttttttagcataaaaagttATATTCTTTTagattgcatttgttttttttttttttttgaaatagaaaaaacaaagtcaatgagaataaaaaagcATGATTATATTATGTTTCAATTCtcataaaaacacaaaactagTTAGCGCTTGGTTTGCCTGGTAAACCTGGACCTTGACATGCCTAAGTCTCCGGAGATGGATCCGGCATGGTCGAGTCATCGCGTCACGACAAgcgataaagaataaaaaaaaaattataattgaacaGTGGACATATTAATTGCACAATGCTCCATATGTGTGTGGTTTTGCAAATTAAAGGTTTCTTCGCTGCAAATTTGCAGACCATTCATGAAAAGCAAAATTCTAACGGTAAAGAAGGGGGGAATTTGTATATTTCATTTGAGCTTGCTGCGCGCAAAGGTTCACGCAGACATTGACATACAGGGCTCTAGAAATTTATGCGCTTTAACCTCACGAACTAATTACAttacaaactatatatattttcaggcAACACAACTGAAATGTGGCGGTTTAGTGGTGGCGTGCACGTTTGATCATCGCATTGCAGATGCCTACTCGGCCAACATGTTTTTGGTGTCATGGGCAGAGACAGCTCAATCTAAACCAATATCACTGCTTCCATCGTTCAGAAGATCCTTGCTAAACCCAAGACGACCTAGTTGCGTGGACGCTTCTTTGGACAACATGTACGTGCCCGTCTCCACACTGTCACCTCCCAAAGAGCCTGCACCTGATGCTGATCAACTCGTAAGTCGCATATACTATGTGAAAGCAGATGACCTAAATCAACTACAATCCCTTGCTAGCTCCAAAGGGAACAAGAGGACAAAAATGGAATCATTTAGTGGATTCTTGTGGCAATTGGTTGCCAAGTATTGTGCTataaaagatgatgatgatgatgatgataacattAACAATGCCTGCAAGAAGATATCAAAAATGGGCATCGTTGTGGATGGAAGGACTAGGTTAAGTAGTGATCTTGAAAGAGGGGATGTAATGGAAGCATACTTTGGAAATGTGCTATCCATCCCCTATGGTGGCAAGACAGTCCGTGAACTAATTGAAAATCCATTGAGTTGGGTTGCAAATGAGGTCCATGATTTCTTGGAAAATGCAGTGACCAAGGAGCATTTCTTAGGGCTGATTGATTGGGTGGAGGCTCGGAGGCCAGAGCCAGCTGTGGCCAAGATAtattgtggtggtggtgatagCGACGGGCCGGCTTTCGTCGTCTCCTCCGGGCAAAGATTCCCGGTCTCGAAGGTGGATTTCGGCTGGGGTGTGCCTCTTTTCGGGTCGTATCATTTTCCGTGGGGTGGAACTGCTGGGTACGTGATGCCCATGCCAAATCCAGCAGGTAATGGTGATTGGATGGTGTACATGCACCTGTTCAGAGGGCAGCTGGAGTTCATCGAGACAGAAGCTTCCAATTTCCTTAGGCCCTTGACTTGCAATTATCTACGTTGCCTATCTGCATCATCAAACTAGCTAGATAGCAGCTATCGATCTGGCTACGAtgttgtaattaattattattaccatGCTTGGATGGATTGTGCTCCCTGCCTGAATTCAATATCACCACCCGTTGGCTTTCTTAATTTGTCACTAAATTTATATATAGCTATTTAATATTTGCCTTATTTTTCAGCTAATTCTAAGGGATCGATGGTCAAGTAATTAAAAAGCTTTATccattctttaatttattaaatatatctaAGAAATCTCATTAAATATATCTTGATTGATGtgaataatgtatttttaaaagtattcaagaaaaaactaattCCAACTAGTATAAAAACTAGCTTCAAAAAACacctaattaatttatcatcgataaattttttaatgccAACAATTTGGGTTGGCCCGATCGATGCGTGAGTGTGTCTATATACATGGACGCGTCTGATCAATAAACTATgtgtatacacacacacacacacacactaccTAGCTATACGTAACCTTAATTTATCTTCAATTTGTTAATATAACAAATCAAAGCAGTCTGGCTCGGATATTTTAGATCTctctagaagaaaaggaagagcataaatatatttaattattatttggacACTCCTCAGATCCCTCAAACTCCAAATTAATCATTACTTGTAACTTCGATCACAATCAACAACCTAAAGAAACGCCGGCATATCATTTACATGTGTgtctaatattttatatagttattgGTTAGGATTTATACgtactataatataatataatataatatgaacATGCATGattgatataatattttgtGAATGTATAGCTTTTCTTTTgagggaaaagaaagagataggGATATCtatctatattaatattaatttgtgagatttgtgaatatatatactaatttaTGTTCTTGGAAACCTATCATCATACTTCACAAAttagcaaggttttttttattgttttaattaagtagAGTACTAACTTGCTAGATGATAGTCTGCCATCTAGTTGAGCTGTTGTTGTCGCAGCCaatattacttttcttttttcttttatcttttcaatgtaatCAGCAATGGATGAGATCAACTAGCTAGTTAAAGAATTGTACTGAATAACAATGCTCGAGCtgcctctatatatatatatataagtgagaatctttgataattaattaattctctttGATCTTTCCTTCAAGATCCAACATCCcatttggaaaataattacaTGAAAAGAAAGTCGGTCCTttggtttttaatcttttatattgttttattatcttACACAGACgacatctatatatatagtttttctaaCCATAGGAAAGATATTCATATGTTGTATTAATTATTGCTAGTTTACAGGAAATTAAACACAttgaaaaatagtaataaaaactGGACAGAACGGAGTTTGGCTTGACGCTAATGCATGCAATAGTTATTGATAAGTTCGCAAGAAATTAGATAAGAAAAAACAGCGTgatggaaattaattaatattatatataattaattaggtgAACATAACTAGAGTCAGATCTCGTCAACAATCCGTTGAAATTAATATgtggataataaaaataattggacCCCTCAAAAAATAATCTTCTTTTGTGGGTTGGATTCACCAAACCATAGTTTAAAGCTAGCGTCACACGCACCAATAAGGCACTGCCAGGacttaatttgaaacaaaatatataatgacTGCTAGTCGTCCACCATATCCACCTCGTGACCTCTTACAGACCAATTCATCAGTTTGGATGGAAGATGATGATGAGCATAACTTGTctccaaaacaaacaaactactatatataatttaatcaaatattatattcccATACATATATAGTGAGCAAAGAAATCGAGATAGAATTAATCCTTGGCCACacacaaaaatatttgtttttattatatatcaagtaaaaaattgtgtaagaattatatatatatatactgtggAAGAATTAGTATAATTCTTAATTGGATGCCCTGCCGAAACCTTCTTGAAGTAATGTCTACAAGTTCCAACGCCCACATCAATCCTTCAAGATGGTGTTCATTAATGGCAGAACCCAATTGGCCAGAGGAACGATAATTAGCTATCTGCAGAGCCTAggttttgaataatattcaaTGGATGATATTGTGGTGTGATCTTTGTGGCAGTTATTACACAAGTTTTCTTAAAGTCAGCACAAGTGATGTCTTTAGTGCAACTACCCGGTCCTTCCAAAcgtctttttttatatgcatggtAGACAAACATGCACGCTAGCTCTCTTTTACTAGACTCACGGAGTAAAACAAAGGAGTAGTTGATCGTAATGACAAATATTAGGAAATGTATGAAAGAGAAGACTGAATggttttattatcattgaatgTCGACGTTGGCTATATAATAGCCTTACATAACAGATTAATTAACTAGAAATGTGCAGCCCACGATTTAACAACTCCTGTAAACATGGTaagattaaatcaaataataacagCACAGTAGGGATTTATTTAGAGATCAAATCAACATTGCCTCCCTTAAACTGAATGCTATAAGCATCAGTTTATATCATTCTCAAAACAAACTCCTAATTAATAATGCTCGCAGCTTCAAAAAAACATCTAGTTTGAgtggttttttcattatatcagCTATTTGATCTTGTGTGTTGCAGTAAATTAATTCCACAGTACCAGCCTTAGTAAGCTCccgaagaaaatgaaaacacacGTCGATATGCTTACTACGACCATGCATTACTAGATTTTTCAAAAGCTTGATTACGGAACTACTATCGccatgaataattaatttccaGAACATGGTAAgactaaatcaaataataacagCACCCTTCACCGTAGAGATTTATTTAGACTAAGCAATAATGTACCAAATCAACACGGAAGAGCAGCAGCCGCCACCAACGACAGCAGCAATAATAATTTGACTCTTAAGTACTTTTACAAagatttaagttgatttttccCTGGTTGATCGTCTACTTCTGACCTGTTCCATTCCCGATATTTTTCTGTGGGTGtcaataacacacacacacacacacacacagagtaGGGCATAAGAAGGAGCCTTTGGCAAGAGAAAAACGAAAGAGAATGAATATAATCTTAGTGATCTTAGTGTATATTCATGGTATCTGAGAGGTACGCGCCACTGCATGCATTCAATATACATAAGAGTAGTGTGGcattgaagaaaatcaacttCCACTGACAACATATCTAAACCGCCATCCATGCTTTCATTAGAAGATAATTAAGCTTGATTgatattatcttcttttttttctttttttataaaaatcgaTGTATTATTGAATTGTTGTCATGACTTGTGCGCGCCTT is part of the Populus trichocarpa isolate Nisqually-1 chromosome 7, P.trichocarpa_v4.1, whole genome shotgun sequence genome and encodes:
- the LOC7465572 gene encoding coniferyl alcohol acyltransferase; this translates as MGATGGDDHQAAGMFSVTVTEKEVVAAVLPLHEHWLPLSNLDLLLPPLDVGVFFCYKRPTSSTLTISSSSPATNSYNFRSMVGVLKKAMAQVLVSYYAFAGEVVANSVGEPELLCNNRGVDFFEAVADIELMDLNLYNPDDSIEGKLVPRKKNGVLAVQATQLKCGGLVVACTFDHRIADAYSANMFLVSWAETAQSKPISLLPSFRRSLLNPRRPSCVDASLDNMYVPVSTLSPPKEPAPDADQLVSRIYYVKADDLNQLQSLASSKGNKRTKMESFSGFLWQLVAKYCAIKDDDDDDDNINNACKKISKMGIVVDGRTRLSSDLERGDVMEAYFGNVLSIPYGGKTVRELIENPLSWVANEVHDFLENAVTKEHFLGLIDWVEARRPEPAVAKIYCGGGDSDGPAFVVSSGQRFPVSKVDFGWGVPLFGSYHFPWGGTAGYVMPMPNPAGNGDWMVYMHLFRGQLEFIETEASNFLRPLTCNYLRCLSASSN